From Pelmatolapia mariae isolate MD_Pm_ZW linkage group LG1, Pm_UMD_F_2, whole genome shotgun sequence, one genomic window encodes:
- the nucb2a gene encoding nucleobindin-2a produces the protein MWGSRAFLAGWLLLLLVQLLCLEAVPISIDKTKVKEPEKKPEEPPASVDTGLHYDRYLREVIDFLEKDQHFREKLHNTDMEDIKQGKLAKELDFVSHHVRTKLDELKRQEVNRLRTLIKAKQDLEGGNDIAVDHQALLKQFEYLNHMNPHTFEVEDLDRLIRSATKDLENYDKERHEEFKRYEMMKEHDRREHLKTLDDEERKKEEEHYEEMKKKHADHPKVNHPGSQNQLKEVWEEADGLDPEDFDPKTFFNLHDTNGDGFFDEQELEALFTKELEKIYDPTNEEDDMVEMEEERLRMREHVMNEVDSNKDRLVSLDEFLVATKKKEFLEPDSWETLEQNQAYTDDEMREFEEHLAQQEQDLNQKAFDLQKQRDELERQQEQLNAQKMELQQAVEHMERLKSQKVDPPPEVLGNAVPEIPAVDSQLHEAQQQGHDPVPQGHHPVPEGHDPALQGHDPAPEGHDPALQEHHPVPEGHDSAPQAPQDIPQEHHGQENQDQAQQGLPQTHDNIPPGHQEVVQGQNQLP, from the exons ATGTGGGGGAGCCGGGCCTTTCTCGCCGGctggctgctgttgctgctggtcCAGCTGTTGTGTTTGGAGGCTGTGCCCATCAGCATCGACAAGACGAAAGTCAAAGAACCAGAGAAAAAGCCTGAAGAGCCTCCAGCCAGTGTG gACACTGGACTCCACTATGACCGCTACCTCAGAGAAGTCATTGATTTTCTAGAGAAGGATCAGCATTTCAGGGAAAAGCTCCACAATACAGACATGGAAGACATCAAG CAAGGTAAGCTGGCCAAAGAGCTAGACTTTGTCAGCCATCATGTCAGAACAAAACTAGATGAGTTAAAAAGGCAGGAGGTAAACCGACTCCGGACCCTGATTAAGGCCAAGCAGGACCTTGAAGGAGGAAATG ACATAGCAGTGGACCATCAAGCGCTGCTGAAACAGTTTGAATACTTGAACCACATGAACCCGCACACGTTTGAAGTGGAAGATCTGGATCGGCTGATCAGATCG GCCACTAAAGATCTGGAGAACTATGACAAAGAGAGACACGAGGAGTTCAAGAGGTACGAAATGATGAAAGAGCACGACAGACGAGAACACCTGAAAACACTGGATGAtgaggagaggaagaaagaggaggaacacTATGAGGAGATGAAGAAGAAGCACGCCGACCACCCTAAAGTCAACCATCCG GGTAGTCAGAATCAGCTGAAGGAGGTCTGGGAGGAAGCTGATGGCTTAGATCCTGAAGATTTTGATCCTAAGACATTCTTCAACCTGCATG atacaaatGGAGATGGCTTCTTTGATGAACAGGAGTTGGAGGCATTGTTCACCAAAGAG CTGGAAAAGATTTATGACCCCACCAACGAGGAGGACGACATGGTGGAGATGGAGGAAGAGAGGCTACGTATGAGAGAGCATGTTATGAATGAG GTGGATTCAAATAAAGACAGGCTGGTCTCTCTGGATGAGTTCCTTGTTGCTACTAAGAAGAAGGAATTCTTGGAGCCAGATAGCTGGGAG ACCTTggagcagaaccaggcttataCCGATGATGAGATGAGGGAGTTTGAGGAGCATCTTGCTCAGCAAGAACAAGATCTCAACCAGAAGGCTTTTGATCTCCAGAAACAGAGAGATGAGCTGGAAAGACAACAGGAGCAGCTTAATGCACAGAAAATGGAGCTACAACAG GCAGTTGAGCATATGGAACGGCTCAAGTCACAGAAAGTAGACCCTCCTCCAGAGGTTCTCG GGAACGCTGTCCCAGAAATCCCTGCAGTTGACAGCCAACTGCATGAGGCCCAACAACAAGGACATGACCCTGTACCCCAAGGACATCACCCTGTACCCGAAGGCCATGACCCTGCGCTCCAAGGACATGACCCTGCACCCGAAGGACATGACCCTGCGCTGCAAGAACATCACCCTGTACCCGAAGGACATGACTCTGCACCCCAAGCTCCTCAGGATATACCACAGGAACACCATGGACAAGAAAATCAAGACCAGGCCCAGCAAGGTCTCCCTCAAACACATGATAATATACCACCTGGTCATCAAGAAGTTGTGCAAGGCCAGAATCAGCTGCCATAA